The following proteins come from a genomic window of Miscanthus floridulus cultivar M001 chromosome 2, ASM1932011v1, whole genome shotgun sequence:
- the LOC136540650 gene encoding uncharacterized protein — MKTRNRRLQRIGGEAKENAAQKGGLSGRESHTPDLTTRKFFPWGTHSTAEEGESSRPKFPNPSAPRPRPRPRPPCACPPPAPTATTTDHRLRRLPFSPATPRPTSSMRIRRYAARLLSSTSPGSATTAAPFSPPRPPAASWLHTDDDDCCAFCELSRPAPQEGQDAIKHKGHIAGRVPESDVRADERVGLPQRPPAPEVQKCKIDHVPPVNKAPVGLRVFKRASEVSGAAVKPEGATPVSEAATGPEAKAGAFVVNDAAIEQGVKFRASLPGGDSKLEVTAETYLVNGSTTELGIFKGTSLANESADVPGVTSTMPEVTSKPVTDPGVIATVVGVSDTGSVVHETTELESAGEDYIASEAAAEPEDAGRASFNVDDTAALDEPQPPSCDPNIGNVQVGNAVDTVASTVQPSRCDAAEDGGSVNSTTNGSVRARGPTVKGEVSKDKSVAPSVLRVLDAVTRSIGKSGRTDVICYARRTGKRKLELLEVKKENIDLEDGVICEKEETLVRSDRCESVLSTAGSIDVKLADIKKDLMDNSAASKVKKMKRNRFECNIDYCHMAFKTKAELAVHKKNMCTVNSCNKHFRSHRYLRRHQSAHNDDMPYKCPWDDCNMAFKWSWDRAEHFKVHAGVKPYKCTTPGCSKIFKFVSDFTRHRRRCKPQR; from the exons ATGAAAACACGGAACAGGAGGTTACAAAGGATCGGAGGCGAAGCGAAGGAAAACGCAGCACAAAAGGGTGGGCTGTCCGGACGCGAAAGCCACACACCTGACCTCACCACCAGAAAATTCTTCCCCTGGGGAACGCACAGCACAGCAGAGGAGGGCGAGAGCTCCCGGCCGAAATTCCCCAACCCCTCCGCAccgcgtccgcgtccgcgtccgcgtccCCCGTGCGCCTGTCCACCCCCTgcccccaccgccaccaccaccgaccACCGTCTCCGCCGCCTTCCCTTTTCCCCCGCAACGCCGCGGCCGACCAGCTCCATGCGCATCCGCCGCTACGCCGCGcgcctcctctcctccacctcccctggctccgccaccaccgccgcccccTTCTCCCCGCCGCGGCCGCCCGCCGCGTCCTGGCTCCACACCGACGACGACGACTGCTGCGCCTTCTGCGAGCTCAGCCGCCCCGCCCCGCAG GAGGGCCAGGACGCCATCAAGCACAAAGGGCACATTGCCGGCCGGGTGCCGGAATCCGATGTCAGGGCCGACGAGCGCGTCGGCCTGCCCCAGCGACCGCCTGCTCCCGAAG TTCAGAAATGCAAGATTGATCATGTACCTCCTGTGAATAAAGCTCCTGTGGGACTGCGAGTTTTTAAACGTGCTTCTGAGGTCAGTGGAGCTGCGGTGAAACCGGAAGGCGCTACTCCTGTTAGTGAAGCTGCTACTGGTCCTGAAGCTAAAGCCGGTGCTTTTGTTGTCAACGATGCTGCTATTGAGCAGGGAGTTAAATTTAGAGCTTCTCTTCCAGGTGGTGACTCCAAGCTGGAGGTTACAGCGGAGACTTATCTTGTGAATGGATCGACCACTGAATTAGGAATTTTCAAGGGCACGTCCCTTGCTAATGAATCGGCCGATGTGCCAGGGGTTACAAGCACTATGCCAGAAGTTACAAGCAAACCTGTTACTGATCCAGGGGTTATAGCCACCGTGGTGGGAGTTAGTGATACAGGTTCTGTCGTTCATGAAACTACTGAACTGGAATCTGCAGGCGAGGATTATATTGCTAGTGAAGCTGCTGCTGAACCAGAAGATGCTGGCAGAGCTTCTTTCAATGTAGATGATACTGCTGCTTTAGATGAGCCACAGCCGCCTAGTTGTGATCCGAACATAGGCAATGTGCAGGTTGGAAATGCTGTAGACACTGTTGCTAGTACAGTGCAGCCTTCTCGATGTGATGCTGCAGAAGACGGTGGTTCTGTGAATTCCACAACCAATGGTTCTGTTAGAGCCAGAGGACCAACCGTTAAGGGAGAAGTATCGAAGGATAAATCTGTTGCACCCAGTGTTTTACGTGTATTGGACGCAGTGACTAGAAGCATTGGTAAATCAGGGAGAACAGATGTTATTTGTTATGCTAGGCGGACAGGTAAGAGGAAGCTGGAGCTGCTGGAGGTAAAGAAGGAAAATATTGACTTGGAAGATGGTGTTATATGCGAGAAAGAGGAGACACTGGTGAGAAGTGATCGTTGTGAAAGTGTCTTGTCAACAGCTGGGTCCATAGATGTTAAACTTGCCGACATAAAGAAAGACCTTATGGATAATTCAGCTGCAAGCAAGGTTAAAAAGATGAAGAGAAATAGATTTGAATGTAATATTGATTACTGCCACATGGCGTTCAAGACAAAAGCTGAGCTTGCTGTCCACAAGAAGAACATGTGCACGGTCAATTCATGCAACAAACATTTCAGATCCCACAGGTACCTGAGGCGCCACCAGAGTGCACACAACGATGATATGCCTTACAAGTGCCCATGGGATGATTGTAATATGGCTTTCAAGTGGTCATGGGATCGGGCTGAGCATTTCAAGGTCCATGCTGGGGTCAAGCCTTACAAATGCACGACACCTGGGtgcagcaaaatatttaagtttGTTTCAGATTTCACCCGGCATAGGAGGAGGTGCAAACCTCAGAGGTAA
- the LOC136535691 gene encoding calmodulin-binding receptor-like cytoplasmic kinase 2 has translation MMRRVSGTGSAESRRSDPGGSGELSRFSVATTTASSASEPSASGGVRGISFLDAFRSCFVPPEVRSPENSMSDESHPSHQLSQSLSSQGSNSGSVFRSKRSIKGMYSPMHKSCLDREIPGSTKFSLSQIQKATKNFSPNFKIGQGGSGTVYKGRLADGTLVAVKRAKKNVHDKHMGREFWNEIETLQCIEHLNLVRFHGYLEFGGEQLIIVEYVPNGNLREHLDCINGKILEFSMRLEIAIDVAHAITYLHTYSDQPVIHRDIKSSNILLMNNCRAKVADFGFAKLAPTDASHISTQVKGTAGYLDPEYLRTYQLNEKSDVYSFGVLLVELVTGRRPIEPKRSIIERVTTKWAMEKFVEGNAIQTLDPNLEASDAINLAVEKLYELALRCLAPTKRNRPSMKRSVEILWSIRKYYRELVVPTSAMN, from the exons ATGATGAGGAGAGTCAGCGGCACCGGCTCGGCCGAGAGCCGGAGGAGCGACCCCGGCGGCAGCGGCGAGCTGTCCCGCTTCTCCGTGGCCACCACCACGGCGTCATCCGCCTCGGAGCCTTCCGCGAGCGGTGGCGTGCGCGGGATATCCTTCCTTGACGCCTTCCGGTCCTGCTTCGTGCCCCCGGAGGTGCGCTCGCCGGAGAACTCCATGTCCGACGAGTCCCACCCCTCCCACCAAC TCTCACAGTCTCTGAGCTCACAAGGTTCTAACAGTGGGAGCGTGTTTAGGAGCAAGAGATCAATTAAAGGAATGTATAGCCCCATGCACAAGAGTTGTTTAGATAGGGAGATCCCTGGCAGCACAAAATTCTCCTTGTCACAGATCCAGAAAGCAACAAAGAACTTCTCACCAAACTTCAAGATTGGGCAGGGTGGTTCTGGGACTGTATACAAGGGTCGGCTTGCTGATGGTACTCTTGTCGCTGTCAAACGGGCCAAGAAG AATGTGCATGACAAGCATATGGGTCGTGAGTTCTGGAACGAGATTGAGACATTGCAATGCATTGAGCACCTGAATTTGGTTAGGTTTCATGGGTACCTGGAGTTTGGTGGCGAGCAGTTGATTATTGTCGAGTATGTTCCCAATGGGAATCTTCGAGAGCACCTGGACT GTATAAACGGTAAAATATTGGAATTCTCAATGAGATTGGAAATTGCAATTGACGTGGCTCATGCTATTACATATCTTCATACCTATTCAG ACCAACCAGTCATCCACAGGGACATCAAATCCTCAAACATTCTTCTAATGAACAATTGTCGAGCCAAGGTTGCTGACTTCGGATTCGCCAAACTGGCTCCAACTGATGCTAGTCATATTTCTACTCAAGTCAAAGGAACAGCAGGCTATCTTGATCCAGAATATCTCAGAACATACCAGCTCAATGAGAAGAGTGATGTCTACTCCTTTGGAGTCCTTCTGGTGGAGTTGGTTACTGGGAGGCGCCCTATAGAGCCAAAGAGGTCAATCATTGAGCGTGTTACCACAAAATGG GCAATGGAAAAATTTGTGGAGGGCAATGCTATCCAAACACTAGATCCAAATCTGGAAGCGTCCGATGCGATCAATCTAGCGGTCGAGAAGTTGTACGAGCTGGCTCTGCGATGCTTAGCTCCAACGAAGAGGAACCGACCGAGCATGAAGCGGTCCGTAGAAATTCTGTGGAGCATACGTAAATATTACAGGGAGTTGGTTGTACCCACATCTGCCATGAACTGA